From Sinorhizobium sp. RAC02, a single genomic window includes:
- a CDS encoding ABC transporter substrate-binding protein: MGQQSETIFSKGLSRRSLIKAAGVTAVAATAGVIGARSTRYAIAGNLIPIKLEWTEVAACHSPVGFGLSKGIYAKHGLDVELFYQGASGQTLIQALATRKAEAGPGLLYDWLKPIEQGFDVRLFAGSHGGCQSVLVKPDSDIKTLTDLKGKTIGTFDVMSPSRVAFSVALAKAGLNPETDVTWKVFPFDLVAEGMLKGEADAVAHMDPWAYSYEKQHGFRRVADTQTGTFKDRVCCVLGVNGDYYEANKDAIKRVASANLEIHQYTSKHPDEVAKWYFDTLKPGLPLEDLTEVLSAFTYHDHWFGKELLKEVRIGYEDLKLTGVIDAATDPEEIANRITIDIFA, encoded by the coding sequence ATGGGCCAGCAATCCGAAACCATTTTCTCCAAGGGCCTCTCGCGCCGCAGCCTGATCAAGGCGGCGGGCGTAACGGCTGTGGCCGCGACCGCCGGTGTTATCGGTGCGCGTTCGACGCGCTATGCCATTGCCGGCAATCTCATTCCGATCAAGCTGGAATGGACCGAAGTGGCCGCCTGTCATTCTCCCGTCGGCTTCGGCCTTTCAAAGGGCATCTATGCCAAACACGGGCTCGACGTTGAACTCTTCTATCAGGGCGCGAGCGGCCAGACGCTCATCCAGGCACTCGCCACCCGCAAGGCGGAAGCCGGTCCGGGGCTCCTCTACGATTGGCTGAAGCCGATCGAGCAGGGTTTTGACGTGCGGCTCTTTGCGGGCTCGCATGGCGGTTGCCAGAGCGTGCTCGTCAAGCCGGACTCCGACATCAAGACGCTGACGGATCTGAAGGGCAAGACGATCGGCACCTTCGATGTCATGTCGCCGTCACGCGTCGCCTTCTCCGTCGCGCTTGCCAAGGCCGGCCTCAACCCGGAGACCGACGTCACCTGGAAAGTCTTCCCCTTCGATCTTGTGGCCGAAGGCATGCTGAAGGGCGAGGCGGATGCCGTCGCCCATATGGATCCCTGGGCCTATTCCTATGAAAAGCAGCACGGCTTCCGCCGCGTCGCCGATACGCAGACGGGCACGTTCAAGGACCGCGTCTGCTGCGTGCTCGGCGTCAACGGCGACTATTACGAGGCCAACAAGGACGCCATCAAGCGCGTGGCCTCCGCCAACCTCGAAATCCACCAATATACGTCCAAGCATCCGGACGAGGTGGCGAAGTGGTATTTCGACACTCTGAAGCCCGGCCTGCCGCTCGAGGACCTGACGGAAGTCCTCTCCGCCTTTACCTATCACGACCATTGGTTCGGCAAGGAACTCCTGAAGGAAGTGAGGATCGGCTACGAAGACCTCAAGCTGACCGGCGTCATCGACGCCGCCACCGATCCGGAAGAGATCGCCAACCGCATCACCATCGACATCTTCGCGTGA
- a CDS encoding penicillin-binding protein 2 gives MISFVIRLRSRAHFAVQSKNGAFVGSGRRRQDARQRIGILIAIFAVAFLAVGGRLIQYGLDDVTATASLRSDLSAMASRPDILDRNGLMLATDLNMVSLYAEPRRIVDPDEAIEKLATVIPNLDWNETNRRLRSGSAFQWLRRHLTPRQQADIMALGIPGLGFRPEKRRFYPGGAIASHIVGHVNIDNMGLAGMERYLDQQGLIALREAGLTSGMALEPVRLSIDLRVQAIVRDVVAKAMTDYKAEAAGAVVLDVATGEVLAMASVPDYDPNEPSRQLPDGSVDKEYEKGWFNRMSNATFEMGSTFKAFTLAMGLDAGSINLNSVIDASSPIRMGGFTIKDFRGKRRPLSIPEVFQYSSNIGTATIADMVGIEGHQAFLTKLGLLTKMDTEMPGVATPTQPRTWRKINSATISYGHGAATTPLQTAVAAAALLNGGSLVSPTFMPRSLEEASGGAVQVLAEKTSADMRYLFTWNGLNGSGRSAQVPGFRVGGKTGTADKVINGRYATNINFNAFLAGFPMDKPRYVVLSIVDAPLTGENGGRLAAYTAGPVVREIIRRSGAMLGVQPRFGTEDDPQLLVDY, from the coding sequence ATGATCTCGTTCGTCATCCGGCTGAGAAGCCGTGCGCACTTTGCCGTGCAAAGCAAAAACGGCGCCTTCGTCGGCAGCGGGCGCCGGCGGCAGGACGCACGGCAGCGGATCGGTATCCTGATCGCGATTTTTGCCGTCGCCTTCCTGGCAGTCGGTGGGCGCCTCATCCAGTACGGCCTTGACGACGTCACCGCGACGGCATCGTTGCGCAGCGATCTCAGCGCCATGGCCTCCCGTCCGGACATTCTCGACCGCAACGGCCTGATGCTGGCAACCGATCTCAATATGGTGTCGCTCTATGCCGAGCCGCGCAGGATCGTTGACCCGGACGAGGCAATCGAGAAGCTGGCGACCGTCATTCCGAACCTTGACTGGAACGAGACGAACAGGAGGCTCCGCTCCGGCTCGGCCTTCCAGTGGCTGCGGCGTCACCTGACCCCGCGCCAGCAGGCGGATATCATGGCGCTCGGCATTCCGGGGCTTGGCTTCCGGCCGGAGAAGCGCCGCTTCTATCCGGGCGGTGCCATAGCCTCGCACATCGTCGGCCACGTCAATATCGACAATATGGGCCTCGCCGGCATGGAGCGCTACCTCGATCAGCAGGGCCTTATTGCTCTGCGCGAGGCCGGCTTGACGAGCGGGATGGCGCTTGAGCCCGTGCGTCTATCGATCGACCTGCGCGTCCAGGCAATCGTGCGCGACGTCGTCGCAAAGGCGATGACCGACTACAAGGCGGAAGCCGCGGGCGCCGTGGTCCTGGACGTCGCGACCGGCGAGGTTCTCGCCATGGCATCGGTGCCGGATTACGACCCGAACGAACCCTCTCGCCAGCTTCCTGACGGCAGCGTCGACAAGGAATACGAGAAGGGTTGGTTCAACCGGATGAGCAATGCGACATTCGAGATGGGATCGACGTTCAAGGCGTTCACGCTGGCCATGGGGCTCGACGCCGGAAGCATCAACCTCAACTCGGTAATCGACGCGTCGAGCCCCATTCGCATGGGTGGTTTCACCATCAAGGATTTCCGGGGAAAGAGGCGGCCCCTGTCGATCCCGGAAGTGTTTCAGTATTCCTCCAATATCGGAACCGCGACTATTGCCGACATGGTCGGGATCGAAGGCCATCAGGCGTTTTTGACGAAGCTCGGGCTTCTCACCAAGATGGATACGGAGATGCCCGGGGTTGCGACGCCGACACAGCCGAGAACCTGGCGGAAGATCAACTCGGCGACGATCTCCTACGGTCATGGTGCCGCCACGACACCGCTGCAAACCGCTGTCGCCGCTGCCGCCCTGCTCAATGGCGGAAGCTTGGTTTCTCCTACCTTTATGCCGCGAAGCCTGGAAGAGGCGAGCGGCGGCGCCGTGCAGGTTCTCGCTGAAAAAACCAGCGCGGACATGCGCTATCTCTTCACCTGGAACGGCCTGAACGGCTCTGGCCGCAGCGCGCAGGTCCCAGGTTTTCGCGTCGGTGGAAAGACCGGCACGGCCGACAAGGTGATCAATGGCCGCTATGCGACGAACATCAATTTCAACGCCTTCCTCGCCGGCTTTCCCATGGACAAGCCGCGTTACGTCGTGCTCTCCATCGTCGATGCGCCGCTGACGGGCGAGAACGGTGGGCGTCTGGCCGCCTATACGGCCGGTCCCGTCGTTCGCGAGATCATCCGGCGCAGCGGCGCAATGCTTGGGGTTCAGCCCCGCTTCGGAACGGAGGACGATCCGCAGTTGTTGGTCGATTATTGA
- the ssuD gene encoding FMNH2-dependent alkanesulfonate monooxygenase — translation MSKTDQPPDFLWFIPSSGDGAYLGSDELSRPPDPGYFREIAVAVDRLGYSGVLIPVGAACEESFVLAADLAARTEKLKFLVAIRPGTATPAYYARLASTLDRVSNGRLLLNIVVGGSAKELAGDGIFLPHDERYDHAAEFFHVFNELIETGRSTLDGKYIKAIDARLGLPPVQQPRPPIYFGGSSDAAIDFAGGLVDKYLTWGEPPAQVAEKIAHARKAAAAKGREATFGIRLHFIVRETDDEAWDAADRLISKLSDEAVASAQEVLTKNSDSVGQARMVALHNGRRDKLEVSPNLWAGIGLVRSGAGTALVGSPKTVAARLREYQALGIDTVIASGYPHVEEAYRVSELLFPELGLPGPRNQLRSTFGDHQVFGGGGHGGNVKLTSAS, via the coding sequence ATGAGCAAGACCGACCAGCCCCCCGATTTCCTGTGGTTCATCCCGAGTTCCGGCGATGGCGCCTATCTCGGCTCGGACGAATTGAGCCGCCCGCCGGATCCGGGTTATTTTCGCGAGATCGCGGTTGCCGTCGATCGCCTCGGTTATTCGGGCGTGCTCATCCCGGTCGGTGCAGCCTGCGAAGAATCCTTCGTGCTCGCTGCCGATCTAGCCGCCCGTACGGAGAAGCTGAAATTTCTGGTCGCAATCCGCCCCGGTACGGCGACGCCGGCCTACTACGCGCGCCTAGCCTCCACCCTCGATCGCGTATCGAACGGACGGCTGCTGCTGAACATCGTGGTGGGCGGCAGCGCGAAGGAACTGGCCGGCGACGGCATTTTCCTGCCGCACGACGAACGCTACGACCACGCCGCCGAATTCTTCCACGTCTTCAACGAACTGATCGAAACCGGCCGATCGACGCTGGACGGCAAGTACATCAAGGCCATCGATGCACGCCTCGGCCTGCCGCCGGTGCAGCAGCCGCGCCCGCCGATCTATTTCGGCGGTTCGTCGGATGCCGCGATCGATTTTGCCGGCGGCCTCGTCGACAAGTACCTGACCTGGGGCGAGCCACCGGCACAGGTGGCGGAAAAGATCGCCCATGCCCGCAAGGCCGCCGCTGCGAAGGGTCGCGAAGCGACCTTCGGCATCCGCCTGCATTTCATCGTGCGCGAGACGGACGATGAAGCCTGGGATGCCGCTGACCGGCTGATCTCGAAACTTTCCGACGAAGCCGTCGCCTCCGCGCAGGAGGTTTTGACCAAGAACTCGGACTCGGTCGGCCAGGCCCGCATGGTGGCCCTGCACAACGGCCGACGCGACAAGCTGGAAGTGTCGCCGAACCTCTGGGCCGGCATCGGCCTGGTGCGCTCGGGCGCTGGCACTGCGTTGGTTGGCTCGCCAAAGACTGTCGCCGCCCGGCTTCGCGAGTATCAGGCTCTCGGCATCGACACTGTCATCGCCTCCGGCTATCCGCATGTCGAGGAGGCCTACCGCGTCTCCGAACTGCTGTTCCCGGAACTCGGCTTGCCCGGCCCGCGCAACCAGTTGCGTTCGACCTTCGGCGACCACCAGGTTTTTGGCGGGGGCGGCCACGGCGGCAACGTCAAGCTGACGTCGGCCTCATAG
- a CDS encoding amino acid ABC transporter substrate-binding protein, whose product MIAQKTLRRAVKSAVAAAFLATTMLSGIAHAGPILDKINQRGAIKVGVGTTPGFFAPDSNGKWQGFFIDFGRALSIAVFGTPDKVEFTSSSPQQRLPALQSGEFDILLSGVTVTTTRAFKLGFHFGPTVFYDGQGILVRKDLGVTKAADLDGATIGAQSGTTGELNVADFFRKTGKTFTPVTIEDTGQFIDALESGRVDAITQDSSDLVGKRTQLKKPDDYVLLPERLSKEPLAPAIAGGDDRWLELVNWTVNATIQAEEWGITSANVDQFLESEDPAIQRFLGVDPSFGTELGLDPKWAYNIIKTVGNYGEIFDRNLKPLGWERGYNSLWTDGGLLYSPPFR is encoded by the coding sequence ATGATAGCGCAAAAGACCCTTCGGCGGGCCGTCAAATCGGCGGTCGCTGCCGCCTTTCTCGCCACCACCATGCTTTCGGGTATCGCCCATGCCGGCCCGATACTCGACAAGATCAACCAGCGCGGCGCGATCAAGGTCGGCGTCGGCACGACGCCCGGCTTCTTCGCGCCTGACAGCAACGGCAAGTGGCAGGGTTTCTTCATCGATTTCGGCCGCGCCCTGTCGATTGCCGTGTTCGGCACGCCGGACAAGGTGGAGTTCACCTCCTCTTCGCCGCAGCAACGCCTTCCCGCCCTCCAGAGCGGCGAGTTCGACATCCTGCTTTCGGGCGTGACGGTTACCACCACCCGCGCCTTCAAGCTCGGCTTCCATTTCGGTCCGACGGTCTTCTATGACGGCCAGGGCATTCTGGTGCGCAAGGATCTCGGCGTGACGAAGGCCGCCGATCTTGACGGCGCGACCATCGGCGCCCAGAGCGGCACGACGGGAGAACTCAACGTTGCCGACTTCTTCCGCAAGACGGGCAAGACATTCACGCCCGTCACCATCGAGGATACCGGACAGTTCATCGATGCGCTGGAATCGGGCCGCGTCGACGCGATTACGCAGGATTCTTCCGACCTCGTCGGCAAGCGCACGCAGCTGAAGAAGCCGGACGACTACGTTCTCCTCCCCGAGCGCCTGTCCAAGGAGCCGCTCGCACCGGCCATTGCCGGCGGTGACGATCGTTGGCTGGAACTGGTGAACTGGACCGTGAACGCCACGATCCAGGCCGAGGAATGGGGTATTACCTCGGCGAATGTCGACCAGTTCCTGGAATCGGAAGATCCGGCCATCCAGCGCTTCCTCGGCGTCGATCCGTCCTTCGGCACGGAACTCGGCCTTGATCCGAAATGGGCCTACAACATCATCAAGACCGTCGGCAATTACGGCGAGATCTTCGACCGCAACCTGAAGCCACTTGGTTGGGAACGCGGCTATAACAGCCTGTGGACCGATGGCGGCCTGCTCTACTCTCCGCCGTTCCGTTGA
- a CDS encoding ABC transporter ATP-binding protein: MSVAFAEASSANSIALDVEGVSHRYELDGKALRVLDNVSFTVEPGELVALLGPSGCGKSTLLRLAAGLEAPTVGNVSEDGQPILGPNPDRILVFQDATLFPWRTVRANVAIGLEARGLIREREYRIDEVLKLVKLEGFADFYPHQLSGGMAQRAALARALVNDPKLLLLDEPFGKLDSLTRLRMQKELLNLWKTAGFTALLVTHDVEEALLLADRVIVLSDRPASIVAELRVDQPHPRRRDDANLIALRTSLLEKLGISHDV, translated from the coding sequence ATGTCCGTCGCCTTCGCAGAAGCCAGTTCCGCCAACAGTATCGCTCTCGACGTCGAGGGAGTGTCCCATCGCTACGAACTCGACGGTAAGGCACTTCGGGTCCTCGACAACGTCAGTTTCACCGTCGAGCCCGGCGAGCTTGTCGCCCTGCTCGGTCCCTCGGGTTGCGGCAAGTCTACGCTGCTGCGTCTTGCCGCCGGCCTGGAGGCGCCGACGGTCGGAAACGTGAGCGAGGATGGCCAGCCGATCCTGGGACCGAACCCGGACCGCATCCTCGTCTTCCAGGATGCGACGCTGTTTCCGTGGCGCACCGTGCGGGCCAATGTCGCGATCGGCCTCGAGGCGCGGGGGCTTATCCGCGAGCGCGAGTACCGCATCGACGAGGTGTTGAAGCTGGTGAAGCTGGAAGGCTTTGCCGATTTCTACCCGCATCAGCTGTCGGGCGGCATGGCACAGCGCGCAGCGCTGGCGCGTGCGCTCGTCAACGATCCGAAACTGCTGCTGCTCGACGAGCCTTTCGGCAAGCTCGATTCGCTGACGCGCCTGCGCATGCAAAAGGAGCTTCTCAATCTCTGGAAGACCGCCGGCTTCACGGCATTGCTCGTCACGCACGACGTCGAGGAAGCGCTCCTCCTCGCCGATCGCGTGATCGTTCTCTCGGATCGGCCGGCCTCGATCGTCGCGGAGCTGCGTGTCGACCAACCTCATCCGCGGCGGCGGGACGATGCTAACCTCATCGCATTGCGCACGTCGCTGCTCGAAAAGCTCGGTATCTCCCATGACGTCTAG
- a CDS encoding ABC transporter permease subunit (The N-terminal region of this protein, as described by TIGR01726, is a three transmembrane segment that identifies a subfamily of ABC transporter permease subunits, which specificities that include histidine, arginine, glutamine, glutamate, L-cystine (sic), the opines (in Agrobacterium) octopine and nopaline, etc.), producing the protein MFRTVVPGPSRPGIVEKVRGWWGGWPLGQLAFLVVIAALGALFVHNVFDTMARIGILPGFGFLSSSANFEIGESAISFRAGDTYLRAILSGLLNTLKVSLLGCLLATILGVAIGIAGLSRNLLLSGLVRWFIEITRNTPLLLQLFFWMSLAKALPAPRQASALFGTVFFTNRGVYIPSLSLEGGPFGLAATLASTAILGVALLLILRLFRHLTRRTGTVAITLAFAATFAALFLSGARPVAELPALSGFNIRGGLNLSPEFAALLTGLVIKFSALIAEIVRAGIQSVGGGQWEAARALGLHEGQIIRLVVLPQALRVITPLTTSSYLDLTKDSSLAVAIGFPDLVSIINTTANTTGQSMEALIILIGTFLAINLSLSALMNAYNTRVALRGSTR; encoded by the coding sequence GTGTTTCGAACCGTCGTGCCGGGCCCTTCGAGGCCCGGCATTGTCGAGAAAGTCCGCGGTTGGTGGGGCGGCTGGCCGCTCGGCCAGCTCGCCTTTCTTGTCGTGATCGCCGCGCTTGGCGCCTTGTTCGTCCATAACGTGTTCGATACGATGGCGCGGATCGGTATCCTGCCCGGCTTCGGCTTCCTGTCGAGTTCCGCCAATTTCGAGATCGGCGAAAGCGCCATTTCATTTCGCGCGGGCGATACGTATCTGCGGGCGATCCTTTCGGGTCTTCTCAACACGCTGAAGGTCTCGTTGCTCGGCTGCCTGCTTGCGACGATCCTCGGCGTTGCCATCGGCATCGCCGGCCTCTCGCGCAATCTTTTGCTCTCCGGCCTTGTGCGCTGGTTCATTGAGATCACCCGCAACACGCCGCTGCTGCTCCAGCTTTTCTTCTGGATGTCGCTGGCAAAGGCTCTGCCCGCACCGCGCCAGGCCTCCGCCCTCTTCGGGACCGTCTTTTTCACCAACCGCGGCGTCTACATCCCCTCGCTCTCGCTGGAGGGCGGCCCCTTCGGCCTCGCCGCCACGCTCGCATCCACCGCAATTCTCGGCGTGGCACTTCTCCTCATCCTGCGTCTCTTCCGGCATCTAACGCGCCGCACGGGCACGGTGGCGATAACATTGGCTTTTGCCGCAACCTTTGCCGCTCTCTTCCTGTCCGGCGCGCGGCCCGTTGCGGAGCTACCCGCGCTTTCCGGCTTCAACATCCGCGGCGGGCTCAATCTTTCGCCGGAATTCGCAGCGCTCCTTACCGGTCTCGTCATAAAATTCTCCGCCCTCATCGCCGAGATCGTGCGGGCGGGCATCCAGTCGGTGGGTGGCGGCCAATGGGAAGCCGCACGCGCGCTCGGACTGCATGAAGGCCAGATCATCCGTCTCGTCGTGCTGCCGCAAGCGCTGCGCGTCATCACGCCGCTGACGACATCGAGTTATCTCGATCTCACCAAGGATTCGAGCCTTGCCGTCGCCATCGGATTTCCCGATCTCGTCAGCATCATCAACACAACAGCCAACACGACCGGCCAATCCATGGAAGCCCTGATCATCCTGATCGGCACTTTCCTTGCGATCAACCTTTCCCTCTCCGCCTTGATGAATGCCTATAATACCCGCGTTGCGCTCCGGGGAAGCACACGATGA
- a CDS encoding dihydrofolate reductase family protein: protein MARILGYIATSLDGYIATADDNLDWLFKYDGMDLGEHDYRTFIKRIRTIVMGRGTYDFVADEPSPWAYGDQRVIVVTSQPIDEPKGPLEVRNDVDTLIAELRALDDGDVWMVGGGQLQMAFIERGALDEIEIYVIPEMLGNGRRLFPPTGFRTNPTLISAQTLDQGCVRLHYRF from the coding sequence ATGGCCCGCATCCTAGGATATATCGCCACCAGTCTCGATGGCTATATTGCCACCGCGGACGACAATCTCGATTGGCTGTTTAAATATGACGGCATGGATCTCGGCGAGCACGACTACCGCACCTTCATCAAACGCATCCGCACGATCGTCATGGGACGCGGGACCTACGACTTCGTTGCAGATGAGCCGTCCCCCTGGGCCTATGGCGACCAGCGGGTCATCGTCGTCACTTCGCAGCCGATCGATGAGCCCAAGGGGCCGCTCGAGGTGCGCAACGACGTCGACACATTGATCGCAGAGCTTCGCGCACTGGACGACGGCGACGTCTGGATGGTGGGCGGCGGCCAGTTGCAGATGGCCTTCATCGAGCGCGGCGCGCTAGACGAGATCGAAATCTATGTCATTCCGGAGATGCTGGGCAATGGGCGCCGCCTCTTCCCGCCAACCGGATTTCGCACCAACCCGACACTCATTAGCGCGCAAACGCTGGATCAGGGCTGTGTGCGGCTCCACTACCGTTTCTAG
- a CDS encoding ABC transporter permease subunit: MSAAVDETFGGAGRRSVTLPLAGIWRNGLLAAATWFLASALTYGLPDVISWGATGLFAAVTLVGALIFLVLSVTVHRLGSAGRTLVHYGPWFIVLGLWFAVWEVLTAKLGWLPKPFFSPPQGLLHVYVTDWDRLLICIAYTGRLWGLGFFSGILVGFAGGVALGWSKRFAYWGMPLLKLIGPVPASAWIPCTFFIFPSTFHASIFLVALASGIPVAILTAAGVSQVNRSFYDVARTLGADNRFLIFKVAIPAALPNVFVGIFMGLYYSFAVLVVAEMLGAKFGLGWYLQFNTAYSAYANVYAALIIIALICAGLVRLLFIARDRLLGWQKGIL; this comes from the coding sequence ATGAGCGCTGCGGTAGACGAAACATTCGGCGGGGCAGGGCGGCGATCCGTCACCCTGCCCCTGGCGGGGATTTGGCGAAACGGACTGCTCGCAGCCGCGACCTGGTTTCTTGCGTCGGCACTGACCTACGGGCTGCCCGATGTCATCAGCTGGGGGGCGACGGGGCTGTTTGCCGCCGTCACGCTCGTCGGCGCGCTCATCTTTCTGGTGCTTTCGGTCACCGTCCATCGCCTCGGCAGCGCCGGCCGCACACTCGTGCACTACGGACCCTGGTTCATCGTGCTCGGCCTCTGGTTTGCCGTCTGGGAAGTGTTGACGGCAAAGCTCGGCTGGCTGCCAAAACCTTTCTTTTCGCCGCCGCAGGGTTTGCTGCACGTCTACGTGACGGATTGGGATCGGCTGCTGATCTGCATCGCCTATACCGGCCGGCTGTGGGGGCTCGGTTTCTTCTCGGGCATCCTTGTCGGCTTTGCTGGTGGCGTGGCGCTCGGCTGGTCGAAACGCTTCGCCTATTGGGGCATGCCGCTTCTGAAACTCATCGGCCCCGTGCCGGCGAGTGCCTGGATTCCCTGCACCTTCTTCATCTTCCCCTCGACCTTCCACGCCTCGATCTTCCTCGTGGCGCTCGCCTCCGGCATCCCGGTCGCAATTCTCACCGCCGCCGGCGTCAGCCAGGTGAACCGGTCCTTCTACGATGTCGCCCGCACGCTCGGGGCCGACAACCGCTTCCTGATCTTCAAGGTCGCGATTCCGGCAGCACTGCCGAACGTCTTCGTCGGCATCTTCATGGGCCTCTACTACTCCTTCGCCGTTCTCGTCGTGGCTGAAATGCTCGGCGCAAAATTCGGCCTTGGCTGGTACCTGCAGTTCAACACGGCCTACTCGGCCTACGCCAATGTCTACGCCGCCCTCATCATCATTGCACTGATCTGCGCCGGCCTCGTTCGCTTGCTCTTTATCGCGCGGGATCGGCTGCTCGGCTGGCAGAAGGGGATTCTCTAG
- a CDS encoding TetR family transcriptional regulator: protein MARRKTIPDAQVLDALLDALMEAGPAGLTFARAAQAAGLSAATLVQRYGDRDALVQAIMLRAWDCLDAETASADAQAAPTPDGAIALLLRLMPPDSAERDVTDGLLLLREDIRNPTLRARGAAWGHRLAEALGRRLSRDPEEGRRLGWQMASVWQGAHTWWGFTRQDTAERAIRNALEEWVRDAVEGKGKTA from the coding sequence ATGGCAAGACGCAAGACAATCCCCGATGCGCAGGTTCTCGACGCGCTTCTCGACGCCCTGATGGAGGCCGGGCCTGCCGGGCTGACATTCGCCCGGGCCGCTCAAGCCGCTGGCCTGTCAGCCGCCACCTTGGTGCAGCGCTACGGCGACCGGGATGCATTGGTGCAAGCCATAATGTTGCGGGCCTGGGACTGTCTTGACGCGGAGACGGCGTCTGCCGATGCTCAAGCGGCGCCGACGCCGGACGGCGCGATTGCCCTTCTCCTGCGCCTCATGCCGCCGGACAGCGCGGAACGCGACGTCACCGACGGCCTGCTGCTGCTCCGGGAAGACATTCGCAACCCGACACTGCGCGCCCGTGGTGCAGCTTGGGGGCACCGGCTTGCAGAGGCCCTCGGCCGGCGCCTGTCGCGGGACCCGGAGGAGGGCCGGCGCCTTGGCTGGCAAATGGCGAGCGTCTGGCAGGGCGCCCATACATGGTGGGGGTTCACGCGCCAGGATACGGCGGAGCGGGCGATACGAAATGCATTGGAGGAATGGGTGAGAGACGCAGTGGAAGGAAAGGGCAAGACGGCGTAG
- a CDS encoding amino acid ABC transporter permease, with protein sequence MTAAARTFATLRTGLFGTRTNTLITAATLLLLSQILPPLFRWAVLDATFTGNAEACTRAGACWAFVAAKLRFILFAFYPPDLQWRPALVILLLAAILTASALPRLWGRPLLFAWPLTILACWLLMQGAFTSTPIPSNQWGGLPVTLFVWAVCFAAATPIAVLLALARRSTLGGLRTFSVLYIELMRGTPMVGILYVAMLILPMALPDGLSFDKMLRAMLMVTLFWAAYIAEVIRAGLQALPSGQTEAATALGLGYWRTQHLIILPQAFRIVIPALVNLAIGFLLATSLLAVIGIFDLLNAARASAADPKWLGFYNEAYIVVAVVYFAICFGASRYSRWLERRLAAGRRL encoded by the coding sequence ATGACCGCCGCCGCCCGCACCTTTGCAACGCTGCGCACCGGCCTGTTCGGCACACGCACCAACACGCTCATCACCGCGGCAACGTTGCTGCTGCTGTCGCAGATCCTGCCACCTCTCTTTCGGTGGGCGGTGCTCGACGCCACATTTACCGGCAATGCGGAGGCCTGCACGCGGGCCGGCGCCTGCTGGGCCTTTGTCGCGGCCAAGCTGCGCTTCATTCTTTTCGCGTTTTACCCGCCGGACCTGCAATGGCGGCCGGCGCTCGTTATCCTGCTGCTTGCCGCGATCCTGACGGCAAGTGCCTTGCCGCGTCTCTGGGGCCGGCCGCTGCTTTTCGCCTGGCCGCTGACGATTCTTGCCTGTTGGCTGCTGATGCAGGGCGCCTTTACCAGCACGCCCATCCCCTCGAACCAATGGGGCGGCCTGCCGGTGACGCTTTTCGTCTGGGCCGTCTGCTTTGCTGCCGCCACGCCGATTGCGGTTCTGCTGGCGCTCGCCCGCCGCTCGACGCTCGGAGGCCTTCGCACTTTCTCCGTCCTCTATATCGAGCTGATGCGAGGCACGCCGATGGTTGGCATCCTCTATGTCGCCATGCTGATCCTGCCGATGGCGCTGCCGGATGGGCTATCCTTCGACAAGATGCTGCGCGCCATGCTGATGGTCACGCTGTTCTGGGCGGCCTATATCGCAGAAGTCATTCGCGCCGGTCTGCAGGCCCTGCCCTCGGGGCAAACCGAAGCGGCAACCGCCCTTGGCCTCGGCTACTGGCGCACGCAGCACCTCATTATCCTGCCGCAGGCCTTTCGCATCGTCATCCCAGCATTGGTCAATCTTGCCATCGGCTTTCTGCTGGCAACCTCCCTGCTCGCCGTCATCGGCATCTTCGATCTCCTGAACGCTGCCCGTGCCTCCGCCGCCGATCCGAAATGGCTCGGCTTCTACAACGAGGCCTACATCGTGGTGGCCGTCGTCTATTTCGCTATCTGCTTTGGCGCATCGCGCTATAGCCGGTGGCTCGAGCGGCGGCTTGCCGCAGGCCGGCGCCTGTAG